Below is a genomic region from Streptomyces sp. NBC_00461.
CCCGCAACCACGGCCTGCCGCTCGAGGCGCTCCGCTACGACGTCTCCCCGCCGGGCCTGCACTACGTACTGACGCACTACGACATCCCCTACGTCCCCGACGACACGCCCTGGCCGCTGACCGTCGGAGGCCGGGTCCGTCGCCCGCTGCAGCTGGACCTGGCTGATCTGCGGGCATTCCCCCAGATCACCACGCGCGTGACGCTGGAATGCGCGGGTAACGGCCGGGCTCTGCTCACACCCCGCCCGGTCAGCCAGCCCTGGCTCGTCGAGGCGGTGGGCACCGCCGAGTGGACGGGCGTACCGCTGCGGCTGCTGCTCGCCGAGGCCGGAGTCGGGGCCGATGCCGTCGACGTGGTGTTCACCGGCGCCGACCACGGAGTGGAGCGCGGGGTCGAGCAGGACTACCAGCGGTCTCTGCCGGTGGACGTGGCCACGGGCACCGAGCCCGAGGTGCTGGTGGCGTACGCGATGAACGGCGGCCCGCTGCCTCCGCAGCACGGCCGTCCGCTGCGCCTGGTGGTGCCCGGCTGGTACGGCATGGCGCACGTGAAGTGGCTGCGCGAAGTCACCGTCACGGACGTGCCGTTCACGGGATTCCAGCAGACCGTGGCCTACCGGCTTCGGCAGGAGTCCGGTGAGGAGGGCGAGCCGGTCACCCGGATCG
It encodes:
- a CDS encoding sulfite oxidase, with translation MGHRLGDTSAPARLAAPDEGIGRDELALATRNHGLPLEALRYDVSPPGLHYVLTHYDIPYVPDDTPWPLTVGGRVRRPLQLDLADLRAFPQITTRVTLECAGNGRALLTPRPVSQPWLVEAVGTAEWTGVPLRLLLAEAGVGADAVDVVFTGADHGVERGVEQDYQRSLPVDVATGTEPEVLVAYAMNGGPLPPQHGRPLRLVVPGWYGMAHVKWLREVTVTDVPFTGFQQTVAYRLRQESGEEGEPVTRIVPRALLVPPGFPDFMSRARVVRPGPVPVEGRAWSGQAPLARVEVSTDAGRSWHEAELEPDGGRRWAWRRWHFGWTATPGDHVLSARATDAEGHCQPLEQPWNRGGFAVNLVQRVPVLCLEPDAD